A single region of the Micropterus dolomieu isolate WLL.071019.BEF.003 ecotype Adirondacks linkage group LG02, ASM2129224v1, whole genome shotgun sequence genome encodes:
- the LOC123987467 gene encoding uncharacterized protein LOC123987467, which translates to MRRSVACILILIQLFEAYAELIFRQLKESQSLELSCFHQQQHGSLEGLHLYHRSAQSQTTLLSMAKDVKIRVNPEHRGRLQLWGGLDSLQVNVTISHLQHSDTGLYMWELSYRGDNSSPQILLGAQKVFLLVERTGRSCQCSPSYPPVLLTVFTTAGLLLFILSWLAIEKCVKARHHHKPQPSAPIYEEMTRKQQSAGIPQNNHEAPSHLEEVNFPVYANPNIRQPQDNYYACPRQLALRA; encoded by the exons ATGAGGAGGAGCGTGGCATGCATTCTCATTCTCATTCAGCTCTTTGAAG ccTATGCAGAGTTGATCTTCAGGCAACTGAAAGAGAGCCAGTCACTGGAGCTCTCTTGtttccatcagcagcagcatggcAGCCTGGAGGGCCTCCACCTTTACCACCGCAGTGCCCAGAGCCAGACGACCCTGCTGTCGATGGCTAAGGACGTCAAGATCAGGGTCAACCCCGAGCACAGGGGGCGTCTGCAGCTCTGGGGAGGACTGGACTCCCTGCAGGTCAATGTGACCATATCCCATTTACAGCACAGTGACACGGGACTGTACATGTGGGAGCTGAGCTACCGAGGGGACAACAGCTCTCCCCAGATCCTCCTTGGCGCTCAGAAGGTTTTCTTGTTGGTTGAGAGGACAG GGAGGTCATGCCAGTGCTCTCCCAGTTACCCTCCGGTGCTCTtgacagtctttacaacagcaGGGCTGCTTCTGTTCATACTCAGCTGGCTGGCCATAGAGAAATGT GTGAAGGCGAGGCATCATCACAAACCACAACCTTCTGCTCCTATCTATGAAGAAATGACCAGGAAGCAGCAGAGCGCCGGGATCCCCCAAAATAACCACGAGGCCCCCTCACACCTGGAGGAAGTCAACTTCCCAGTGTACGCTAACCCAAACATCCGACAACCACAGGACAACTACTACGCCTGCCCCAGACAGCTCGCCCTCAGAGCCTGA